One segment of uncultured Tolumonas sp. DNA contains the following:
- the aroC gene encoding chorismate synthase yields the protein MAGNTFGQLFRVTTFGESHGLALGAIVDGCPPGMALTEADLQGDLDRRKPGTSRFTTQRREDDEVKILSGVFEGKTTGTSIGLLIENTDQRSKDYSDIKDVFRPGHADYTYHQKYGIRDYRGGGRSSARETAMRVAAGAIAKKYLKEHCGIEIFGYLEQLGPIKAERFDKSIIETNPFFFADPDKLDELDAFMRDLKKQGDSIGAKLKVVATCVPVGLGEPVFDRLDADIAHAMMGINAVKGVEVGDGFAVVEQHGSEHRDPMRPEGFQSNHAGGILGGISSGQEIVVGLALKPTSSIMVPGETIDKQGNAVEMVTRGRHDPCVGIRAVPIAEAMLALVLMDHLLRHRGQNFDVVTETPKLK from the coding sequence ATGGCTGGTAATACTTTCGGACAATTATTTCGGGTCACCACCTTTGGCGAAAGCCATGGTCTGGCTTTAGGCGCAATTGTGGACGGTTGTCCTCCTGGCATGGCATTAACAGAAGCCGATTTGCAGGGGGATCTGGATCGTCGTAAACCAGGTACTTCTCGTTTTACGACACAGCGTCGCGAAGATGATGAAGTGAAGATCCTTTCTGGTGTATTTGAAGGTAAAACTACCGGCACGTCGATTGGTCTGTTGATTGAAAATACCGATCAGCGTTCGAAAGATTATTCGGATATTAAAGATGTGTTCCGTCCGGGGCATGCGGATTATACCTACCATCAGAAATATGGGATCCGAGATTACCGCGGTGGTGGCCGCTCTTCTGCTCGCGAAACTGCGATGCGGGTTGCCGCAGGTGCGATTGCGAAAAAATATCTGAAAGAACACTGTGGCATTGAGATTTTTGGTTATCTGGAACAACTCGGCCCGATCAAAGCGGAACGGTTTGATAAATCAATCATTGAGACTAACCCGTTTTTCTTTGCTGATCCGGATAAATTGGATGAGCTGGATGCGTTCATGCGCGATCTGAAAAAACAGGGCGATTCCATCGGTGCAAAATTGAAAGTGGTTGCGACTTGTGTACCGGTGGGGTTAGGTGAACCGGTGTTTGATCGTCTGGATGCGGACATCGCGCACGCCATGATGGGCATCAATGCGGTAAAAGGTGTTGAGGTCGGTGATGGTTTTGCTGTGGTTGAGCAGCATGGTTCGGAACATCGCGACCCTATGCGCCCAGAAGGCTTCCAGAGTAATCACGCGGGTGGCATCTTAGGCGGCATATCCAGTGGTCAGGAGATTGTGGTGGGTTTAGCGCTGAAACCAACCTCCAGCATCATGGTGCCAGGCGAAACGATTGATAAACAAGGCAACGCAGTAGAGATGGTAACGCGTGGTCGTCATGATCCTTGTGTTGGCATCCGTGCGGTACCAATTGCCGAAGCGATGCTGGCATTAGTGCTGATGGATCATCTATTACGTCATCGCGGCCAAAATTTTGATGTAGTTACAGAAACACCAAAACTGAAATAA